In Ignavibacteriales bacterium, the following are encoded in one genomic region:
- a CDS encoding glycosyltransferase, with protein MEPLVSVHITTYNQRDFIGKAIDSALSQITDFPVEVVVGDDFSTDGTRELLNKYKNDYPGKVILNLMPERGKGMIGRSNFEATLQLCRGKYLAFLDGDDYWTNDDKLSEQVRFLENNPEFVLCHHDCEAQLTEGVKFKKDFSKKHAVTGFYEACQMTVPFMSSILIRREGIDFFDRRKWLEGLDLGDFALWIMASLKGKSYYIDKEMAHYRVNHSSITGKLGYSVQVKNRMLFAERLAKSDYTIDRKFLSNYLSRYYFQYSGISLSKRDIPGIFKYAYKSMTSFFRGVSFGKKDYEWVKRLRWYVLVRLYMANFSKALKPS; from the coding sequence ATGGAGCCACTTGTAAGCGTTCATATTACGACTTATAATCAAAGAGACTTTATCGGAAAGGCGATTGACAGTGCGTTATCGCAGATAACAGATTTTCCTGTAGAGGTAGTTGTCGGGGATGATTTTTCTACGGATGGTACAAGGGAGCTGCTAAATAAGTATAAGAATGATTATCCTGGTAAGGTCATACTAAACCTGATGCCGGAGAGAGGTAAGGGAATGATAGGGCGGTCGAATTTTGAAGCGACGCTACAGCTGTGCAGAGGAAAGTATTTAGCATTTCTCGATGGTGATGACTACTGGACTAATGACGATAAGCTCAGTGAGCAGGTTAGATTTTTAGAAAATAATCCCGAATTTGTATTGTGTCATCATGATTGTGAGGCACAATTGACAGAGGGGGTAAAGTTTAAGAAGGATTTCAGCAAGAAGCATGCAGTTACCGGATTTTACGAAGCGTGCCAGATGACGGTACCCTTTATGTCATCAATCTTAATCCGGAGAGAGGGTATTGATTTTTTTGATAGAAGAAAATGGCTGGAAGGGCTGGATCTCGGTGATTTTGCTTTATGGATAATGGCTTCGCTGAAGGGAAAATCATACTATATAGATAAAGAGATGGCGCATTACAGGGTTAATCATAGCAGTATTACAGGGAAATTGGGGTATAGTGTACAGGTAAAAAACCGGATGCTATTTGCTGAAAGACTTGCTAAAAGCGATTACACGATAGACAGGAAATTTCTTAGTAACTATCTTAGCAGATATTATTTTCAATATTCAGGTATATCACTTTCAAAGAGAGATATTCCCGGGATCTTTAAATATGCATACAAAAGTATGACCAGTTTTTTTAGAGGAGTAAGTTTTGGAAAAAAGGACTATGAATGGGTAAAGCGTTTACGCTGGTATGTGCTGGTGAGGCTGTACATGGCTAATTTTTCAAAAGCATTAAAGCCAAGCTAA
- a CDS encoding ABC transporter ATP-binding protein, whose translation MSDIAVKITGISKAYRIGQNVRENDTFLATLMSGIKAPLSNFRKLRNLSNIKEDDRSDDIIWALRDVSDTIKHGEVLGIIGKNGAGKSTLLKVISNITEPTSGKVEIFGRVASLLEVGTGFNPELTGRENIYLNGTILGMTKKEVDSKFDEIVSFSGVNKFIDTPVKRYSSGMKVRLAFAVAAHLEPEILIVDEVLAVGDAEFQKKCLGKMESITSEGRTILFVSHNMSAIKNLCTRAILLEGGRVKKEGETSEVVNEYLTGSADVFDGGVIPADYPRISRNKNQVYFRKFILRDRNNNAVDYFSYHQEAYVDIEIEALTDIEDAIIVILMSSVNNEKLSFSSSNDQSNRLFSLSKGIHKISVRIDQNFLPGRYFITFSLVDREGHPFDRLNNILSFSVGSMRESDGTYYRWGKVVAEVNTITQWEFSKEVKVKNF comes from the coding sequence ATGTCCGATATAGCAGTAAAAATAACAGGTATAAGTAAAGCATACAGGATCGGTCAAAACGTAAGGGAAAACGACACTTTTTTGGCGACCCTGATGAGCGGTATAAAAGCTCCACTTAGCAACTTTCGGAAGTTACGAAACCTAAGCAATATTAAAGAAGATGACCGGAGTGATGACATAATATGGGCTTTGAGGGATGTTTCTGATACGATAAAACACGGGGAGGTCCTGGGGATAATAGGTAAAAATGGTGCCGGTAAAAGTACACTGCTAAAGGTGATATCTAACATTACTGAGCCAACCAGCGGTAAAGTAGAAATTTTCGGAAGAGTAGCAAGTCTCTTAGAGGTTGGTACCGGTTTTAATCCAGAATTAACAGGCAGAGAAAATATTTATCTAAACGGTACTATTCTAGGAATGACCAAGAAAGAAGTTGACTCAAAGTTCGACGAAATAGTTTCCTTTTCAGGTGTAAACAAGTTTATAGATACTCCGGTTAAGAGATATTCAAGCGGGATGAAGGTTCGATTAGCATTTGCTGTTGCCGCTCACCTTGAACCGGAGATACTGATCGTTGACGAGGTCCTTGCTGTCGGAGATGCGGAATTTCAAAAGAAATGCCTTGGTAAAATGGAAAGTATTACTTCTGAGGGAAGGACTATACTATTCGTATCGCATAATATGTCAGCGATAAAGAATCTTTGTACAAGAGCAATCTTACTCGAAGGCGGACGTGTAAAGAAGGAAGGAGAAACCAGCGAAGTAGTAAATGAGTATCTTACGGGGTCTGCGGATGTATTTGATGGAGGTGTAATACCTGCTGACTATCCCAGAATAAGCAGGAATAAGAACCAGGTATATTTCAGGAAATTTATCCTTAGAGACAGGAACAACAATGCGGTAGATTATTTTTCTTATCACCAGGAAGCGTATGTTGATATCGAGATCGAGGCATTAACGGATATAGAAGATGCAATCATTGTAATTTTGATGAGTTCGGTAAATAATGAAAAGCTATCCTTTTCCTCCTCGAATGACCAATCGAACCGGCTCTTCAGTCTTTCAAAAGGGATTCATAAGATCAGTGTCAGGATAGATCAAAATTTCCTTCCGGGAAGGTATTTTATAACATTTTCCCTTGTCGATAGAGAAGGTCATCCGTTTGACCGCTTAAATAATATCCTTAGTTTCAGTGTAGGGTCGATGCGGGAGTCAGACGGTACATATTACAGGTGGGGCAAAGTAGTTGCAGAAGTAAATACAATCACTCAGTGGGAGTTTTCCAAAGAAGTTAAAGTTAAGAATTTCTAA
- a CDS encoding DegT/DnrJ/EryC1/StrS family aminotransferase: MELAIFGGKPRFEKQMHVGRPNVGNREKLLERINNILDSGWLTNHGPMVSEFEKRLSDYLKVKNCITVSNGTIALEVAIRALELKGEVIVPSFTFVATAHALQWQEITPVFVDIDAHTFNIQPDLIEDMITPRTTGIIGVHTWGRPCNTEAIEEIAKKRNLKVIYDASHAFSVSRNGTMIGNFGEAETFSFHATKFMNTFEGGAIATNNDELAKKIKLMTNFGFAGHDNVIYIGTNGKMSEVCAAMGLTSLDNIGDFIANNKKNYELYRSELKDLKGITLQEYDESEGCNYQYIIIEVDETALGISRDEVVSILHAENVLARRYFYPGCHKMEPYRSYYPHAGYLLPVTEAKSKKVVSLPTGVSVTSDDIKTICEVIRHVISNKDEIAVKLKELGEEQKRFKVPFADK; the protein is encoded by the coding sequence ATGGAATTAGCTATTTTTGGGGGGAAGCCGAGATTTGAAAAGCAGATGCATGTCGGCAGGCCCAACGTAGGCAACCGGGAGAAACTTCTTGAAAGAATAAATAACATTCTGGATTCGGGCTGGCTGACAAATCACGGACCAATGGTTTCAGAATTTGAGAAGAGGCTGTCCGACTACCTTAAGGTTAAAAATTGCATAACTGTAAGCAACGGTACGATAGCACTGGAAGTGGCGATAAGGGCTCTAGAATTAAAGGGAGAAGTCATTGTTCCGTCGTTCACCTTTGTTGCCACAGCGCATGCACTTCAATGGCAGGAAATCACACCTGTATTTGTTGATATAGACGCGCATACTTTTAACATTCAGCCTGACCTGATAGAAGATATGATAACTCCCAGAACAACAGGTATAATAGGGGTTCATACATGGGGGCGTCCCTGCAATACAGAGGCTATCGAAGAAATTGCCAAAAAAAGAAATTTAAAAGTAATATATGATGCTTCCCATGCATTTTCGGTCAGCAGGAATGGCACGATGATCGGAAATTTCGGTGAAGCTGAAACATTCAGCTTTCACGCGACAAAGTTTATGAACACATTTGAGGGAGGCGCAATAGCTACGAACAACGATGAGCTTGCGAAAAAGATCAAACTAATGACCAACTTTGGATTTGCCGGACATGATAATGTTATTTACATTGGGACTAACGGTAAGATGTCGGAAGTATGCGCGGCAATGGGACTTACATCATTGGATAACATAGGCGACTTTATTGCTAATAATAAGAAGAACTACGAGCTTTACAGAAGTGAACTAAAAGATTTGAAGGGTATTACTCTCCAGGAATATGATGAGAGTGAGGGGTGTAACTATCAATACATAATCATTGAAGTAGATGAAACGGCTCTGGGTATCTCCAGAGATGAGGTAGTGTCGATACTTCATGCCGAGAACGTACTTGCCAGGAGATATTTTTATCCGGGGTGTCATAAAATGGAGCCATACAGGTCATACTACCCACACGCAGGATATCTTTTGCCGGTGACGGAAGCCAAATCGAAAAAAGTCGTTAGCTTACCAACGGGAGTATCGGTAACTTCAGATGATATAAAAACAATTTGTGAAGTTATAAGGCATGTTATATCAAATAAAGATGAGATCGCTGTTAAACTTAAGGAGCTTGGTGAAGAGCAAAAAAGATTTAAAGTCCCATTTGCCGATAAATGA
- a CDS encoding glycosyltransferase family 2 protein encodes MKLLGYVFTKNDEKVIGKCLERLSESCDGIIVVEDGSTDGTYDIVRSFPKVIKIFRNPPYEEWKTFRDLKKILKVVTDINPEWIIGVDSDDVLDKRFAEQRDKLLDNKEVGRYHFREITLWGDNKRYRVDKPEWYGRTRDRTPFLIRWGPNVKYFERHFLFPMNFIRWLRKRGFVGIIKRQLKYGTFSKKRNRLEKFLSEVFWPSDYMDYTNVQFIGYEGKEVEIPLVRLHYHFADMSYAWKKHLTYALLSATIQHRTPGEIPNLVSWASNKLEDENIKLEEVEPEWGAL; translated from the coding sequence ATGAAGCTTTTAGGATACGTATTTACAAAGAATGATGAAAAGGTGATCGGTAAATGTTTGGAGAGGTTATCGGAATCGTGCGACGGTATTATAGTTGTCGAGGACGGTTCAACTGACGGTACCTATGATATAGTAAGATCCTTTCCTAAAGTAATCAAAATATTCAGAAATCCTCCGTATGAAGAATGGAAAACATTCCGGGATTTAAAGAAAATTTTAAAAGTGGTAACGGATATTAACCCGGAATGGATAATTGGAGTTGATTCGGATGACGTACTAGACAAGAGATTTGCAGAGCAGCGTGATAAATTATTGGATAACAAAGAGGTGGGGCGGTATCATTTTAGAGAAATCACATTATGGGGTGATAATAAGAGATACAGAGTCGATAAACCGGAATGGTACGGAAGGACCAGGGATAGAACTCCTTTTTTGATAAGATGGGGACCCAATGTAAAATATTTCGAGAGGCACTTTCTTTTCCCGATGAATTTTATAAGGTGGCTCAGGAAAAGAGGGTTTGTGGGAATAATTAAGAGACAACTTAAATACGGTACTTTTAGCAAGAAACGCAATAGATTGGAGAAATTCCTTTCAGAAGTTTTTTGGCCGTCGGATTACATGGATTATACTAATGTGCAGTTTATAGGATATGAGGGGAAGGAAGTTGAAATTCCGCTTGTAAGGCTTCATTACCATTTTGCAGATATGAGCTATGCGTGGAAGAAACATCTTACTTATGCGTTATTAAGCGCAACAATACAACACAGAACTCCGGGAGAAATCCCTAATTTAGTAAGTTGGGCATCCAATAAGCTGGAGGATGAAAATATTAAGCTGGAGGAAGTAGAACCGGAATGGGGAGCTTTGTGA
- a CDS encoding ABC transporter ATP-binding protein — translation MSEKIIDIQNLGKSYLISHKAQARGSYIALRDVISESVSSAGKKIFKGDNGAFPGREEFWALKDVTFSVERGERIGIIGRNGSGKTTLLKLLSRITEPTTGTIELRGRTASLLEIGTGFHPELTGRENIYLNGAILGMTRKEINRKFDEIVAFSEVEKFLDTPVKRYSSGMYLRLAFSVAAHLDTDIMLIDEVLAVGDAAFQRKCLGKMEEEAGTSRTVLFVSHNMTAVKQICDKVIWVDKGRIADIGEPGKVINNYLASAEVSVFERRWEEADAPGNDAVKIISVRVKPDSADESVITTDDPAEIEFVFRNNLDEGEINLSFILWTLSGECVFNTASEVKHIGKGVYKGICRIPANLLNSNVYSIEIMVIKDRSYAVYKQKDILSFEVLDGERVEGWYGKWVGAVRPKLDFSLGEVDNNFK, via the coding sequence GTGAGCGAGAAGATTATCGACATACAGAACCTTGGAAAGAGTTACTTGATCTCTCACAAGGCGCAAGCGCGGGGAAGCTACATCGCGCTGAGGGACGTGATATCGGAATCTGTATCGAGCGCGGGCAAGAAGATATTTAAGGGCGATAACGGCGCGTTTCCCGGGAGGGAAGAGTTCTGGGCGCTGAAGGATGTTACGTTTAGCGTGGAACGGGGTGAGCGGATTGGAATAATCGGTAGGAACGGTTCGGGTAAGACCACACTTTTGAAACTGCTAAGCAGGATCACGGAGCCGACCACCGGAACGATAGAGCTGAGAGGAAGGACGGCGAGCCTGCTTGAAATAGGGACGGGCTTTCACCCAGAACTGACCGGCCGTGAAAATATATATCTGAACGGCGCGATACTTGGGATGACTAGGAAGGAGATTAATAGGAAGTTCGACGAGATAGTAGCGTTTTCTGAGGTGGAGAAATTTCTCGATACCCCAGTTAAGCGGTACTCTTCGGGGATGTATTTGCGGCTGGCGTTTTCGGTGGCGGCGCATCTGGACACGGATATAATGCTGATAGACGAGGTGCTGGCAGTGGGTGACGCAGCGTTTCAGAGGAAGTGCCTAGGCAAGATGGAGGAGGAGGCAGGGACATCGCGCACGGTGTTGTTCGTGAGTCATAACATGACGGCGGTGAAGCAGATATGCGATAAGGTGATATGGGTGGATAAGGGCAGGATAGCCGACATAGGTGAACCAGGTAAGGTGATCAATAATTATCTGGCGTCGGCGGAGGTATCGGTATTTGAGAGGAGGTGGGAGGAAGCGGATGCGCCGGGGAACGATGCGGTGAAGATAATTTCGGTGAGGGTGAAGCCGGACAGCGCGGATGAGTCAGTGATAACAACGGACGATCCGGCGGAGATAGAGTTTGTTTTCAGGAATAATCTTGACGAGGGGGAGATAAATCTAAGCTTTATTTTATGGACGCTGTCGGGCGAGTGTGTATTTAATACGGCGTCGGAGGTGAAGCATATAGGCAAGGGTGTGTATAAAGGCATTTGCCGTATTCCGGCAAACCTGCTCAACAGCAATGTTTATTCGATCGAGATAATGGTGATAAAGGACAGGTCATACGCGGTTTACAAGCAGAAAGATATATTGAGCTTTGAGGTGCTGGACGGTGAACGTGTCGAAGGGTGGTACGGTAAATGGGTCGGGGCAGTGCGACCGAAGTTGGATTTTAGTCTCGGGGAAGTGGACAATAATTTTAAATAA
- a CDS encoding GNAT family N-acetyltransferase, protein MKIKLREIRKEDISRINLWRNDKDLVDYLGANYSFTSEPVDSAWYENYLKNRDKAVRLAIEDSEANRHIGNVYLTGIHNINRSAEFSIFIGEKDYWSQAIGEDVARKIVEHGFNDLNLNRIYLYVLANNERAIKLYKKLNFKEEGILREAVYKNGEFMDFVLMSVLKKDWNTDSNSRHETTLER, encoded by the coding sequence ATGAAAATAAAATTACGTGAAATCCGAAAAGAAGATATAAGCAGAATAAATTTATGGAGAAATGATAAAGATCTGGTAGATTATTTGGGAGCTAATTATTCATTTACATCAGAACCTGTAGATAGTGCATGGTATGAAAATTATTTGAAGAATAGAGATAAAGCTGTCCGCCTTGCAATTGAAGACTCAGAAGCAAACAGACACATTGGGAATGTGTACCTTACAGGTATTCATAATATTAACAGAAGCGCTGAATTTTCAATCTTCATAGGAGAAAAAGATTACTGGTCACAGGCAATCGGCGAGGATGTAGCCCGTAAGATAGTCGAACATGGATTTAATGATCTGAATTTAAATAGGATTTACCTTTATGTGCTCGCAAATAATGAAAGAGCAATTAAGCTTTATAAAAAGCTAAATTTCAAAGAAGAGGGTATCTTGAGAGAAGCGGTATATAAGAACGGGGAATTTATGGATTTTGTACTTATGTCAGTTTTAAAAAAGGATTGGAATACGGATTCAAACAGCAGGCATGAAACTACCTTAGAGAGATGA
- a CDS encoding class I SAM-dependent methyltransferase, whose protein sequence is MGSFVTEDNKVYTLIIKHYEDCLEKFGDSHLGVDWPNEKDAETRYRVMVEVIRDPGEKVSLLDFGCGAAHLYEYISNFGLTGIEYSGLDISRKFIELCRKKFPSLNFLEVDILENPENVPEFDYIVMNGVFTEKRELSYNDMLDYFKKLIRAVFEKAKKGIAFNVMSKHVDWEREDLFHLSFDELGSFLKEEISRNFTIRNDYGLYEYTVYIYK, encoded by the coding sequence ATGGGGAGCTTTGTGACAGAAGACAATAAGGTATATACACTCATTATAAAACATTATGAAGACTGCCTTGAGAAGTTTGGGGATTCTCATTTGGGCGTTGATTGGCCTAATGAAAAAGATGCAGAAACCCGATACAGGGTAATGGTGGAAGTAATTAGGGATCCCGGGGAGAAAGTTTCATTGCTTGATTTTGGATGCGGAGCTGCCCATTTATATGAGTATATAAGTAATTTTGGGTTAACAGGCATAGAATATTCGGGGCTCGATATATCCCGGAAATTCATCGAACTGTGCAGGAAAAAGTTTCCTTCTCTGAATTTTCTTGAAGTGGATATTCTAGAAAATCCAGAAAATGTTCCTGAATTTGATTATATAGTTATGAACGGTGTATTCACAGAGAAAAGGGAACTGAGTTATAATGACATGCTGGATTATTTTAAGAAGTTGATCAGAGCAGTATTTGAGAAAGCAAAAAAGGGAATTGCATTTAATGTAATGTCGAAGCACGTTGATTGGGAAAGAGAGGATCTTTTTCATCTGTCCTTTGATGAGCTGGGAAGCTTTTTGAAGGAAGAAATAAGCCGGAATTTTACAATCAGGAATGATTACGGTCTTTACGAATACACAGTTTACATTTATAAATAA
- a CDS encoding WbqC family protein, with protein MKLAIMQPYLFPYLAYFQLVNTVDKFVNYDDVSFIKKGWINRNNVLSHGKPFLFSIPVSDISSFRPINKTMTNERLYAVWKKKFFKTLNLNYNKAPYYSKCIAILEAVFSEESEYISHIAFQSIKETCRYLDIETDMIESSAKYENSELKGTERVLDICYKEGASDYINPIGGEVLYNKGTFLKHNINLYFLKSKPIEYNQLNKTFVPDLSIIDVMMYNPKEKIKELLNEFELV; from the coding sequence ATGAAGCTCGCAATTATGCAGCCATATTTATTCCCGTACCTGGCTTATTTTCAGCTTGTCAATACTGTGGATAAATTCGTTAATTATGATGACGTATCATTTATCAAAAAGGGATGGATAAACAGAAATAATGTCCTTTCTCATGGGAAACCGTTTCTATTTTCGATTCCTGTAAGCGACATCAGCTCATTCAGGCCAATTAACAAGACAATGACTAACGAGAGATTATATGCTGTCTGGAAAAAGAAATTCTTCAAAACTTTAAATCTGAATTACAATAAGGCGCCATATTATTCAAAATGCATTGCCATACTCGAAGCGGTTTTTTCGGAGGAAAGTGAATATATTTCGCATATAGCTTTCCAAAGTATTAAGGAAACCTGCCGGTATCTGGACATTGAAACAGATATGATAGAGTCTTCAGCAAAATATGAAAACAGCGAATTGAAGGGTACAGAAAGAGTTTTGGATATTTGTTACAAGGAGGGTGCATCAGATTATATAAATCCGATCGGTGGAGAGGTTTTATATAATAAGGGGACTTTCTTAAAACATAATATTAACCTCTATTTTCTGAAGTCAAAGCCTATAGAGTATAATCAATTAAACAAAACATTTGTTCCCGACCTTTCTATAATAGATGTTATGATGTATAATCCCAAGGAAAAGATCAAAGAATTATTAAATGAGTTTGAATTAGTATGA
- a CDS encoding acetyltransferase, whose protein sequence is MAKVIIFGVRDFAQLAKYYLEHDSEHEPAAFCVTESYLPEERTFEGLTVEAFETIEQKYPASEYSFFAPLSPRGMNRMRKDVYRAIKEKGYDCISYISSKATVFSDNVGENCFILEDNTIQPFTSIGNNVVMWSGNHIGHHSRIGDDVFFTSHVVLSGHCDVGESSFFGVNSTIRDRVTIGEGTLIGMGACVLKDTEPWSVYVGNPAVKHPKPSFEIGTFD, encoded by the coding sequence ATGGCTAAAGTAATAATATTCGGAGTAAGAGACTTCGCTCAGCTGGCGAAATATTACCTTGAGCATGACTCGGAACATGAGCCGGCAGCATTTTGTGTAACCGAAAGCTACCTGCCGGAGGAAAGGACGTTCGAGGGGCTTACTGTTGAAGCTTTTGAAACTATAGAGCAAAAGTACCCGGCGTCAGAGTATAGTTTCTTTGCACCCTTGTCACCAAGAGGAATGAATAGGATGCGAAAAGACGTGTATAGAGCTATAAAGGAAAAGGGGTACGATTGTATTAGTTATATCAGCTCCAAGGCAACGGTGTTTTCGGATAACGTAGGTGAGAATTGCTTTATACTGGAAGATAACACCATCCAGCCATTTACCAGCATCGGAAACAACGTAGTGATGTGGAGCGGAAATCACATCGGACATCACAGCAGGATCGGTGATGACGTGTTTTTTACATCTCATGTGGTTTTGTCGGGTCATTGTGATGTGGGTGAGTCGTCGTTTTTTGGAGTGAACTCGACGATAAGGGACAGGGTGACAATCGGTGAGGGTACATTGATAGGTATGGGGGCTTGTGTTTTGAAAGATACGGAGCCATGGAGCGTGTATGTCGGGAACCCAGCAGTTAAGCATCCAAAACCAAGTTTCGAGATAGGAACGTTTGATTAA
- a CDS encoding ABC transporter permease codes for MEQTGKVPHYTIEKQRGFKLISFKEFVRYKDLLYFLVKRDVTVLYKQTILGFLWAIINPVIQMVIFSFIFGKLVSVPSEGVAYPLFNYVGIIPWNYFSQSLAASSNSLIQSSSIFTKVYFPRIFIPLTPVLSKLVDFFISFVVLIVLMIFYNTYPNANIVFLPVLILLMILTASGIGMWFSALAIQYRDIRFAMPLLTQLLLFVAPVVFPASLVLSKGKILYLLYGLYPMVGVIEGFRSALLGSNDMPWELIGMGTISALIIFFSGVVYFRKTERIFADVA; via the coding sequence ATGGAACAAACGGGAAAAGTACCGCACTATACAATTGAAAAACAAAGGGGTTTTAAACTCATTTCATTTAAAGAGTTTGTTAGATACAAAGACCTTCTATATTTTCTGGTAAAAAGAGATGTTACTGTTCTTTATAAGCAAACCATACTTGGATTTCTATGGGCTATAATAAACCCGGTAATACAGATGGTGATATTCAGTTTTATATTCGGGAAATTGGTTTCGGTACCGAGTGAGGGGGTGGCTTATCCTTTATTTAATTACGTTGGGATCATTCCCTGGAATTATTTTTCACAATCTCTGGCGGCGTCATCTAACAGCCTGATACAAAGCTCCTCTATATTTACGAAAGTATATTTCCCCCGGATATTTATACCATTGACACCGGTTCTATCGAAACTGGTTGATTTTTTTATTTCATTCGTTGTACTCATAGTTTTAATGATATTTTATAATACTTATCCGAACGCAAATATTGTATTCCTTCCTGTTCTTATCCTGCTCATGATATTAACAGCAAGCGGAATAGGGATGTGGTTTTCAGCTCTGGCAATACAATACAGAGATATAAGATTTGCTATGCCTTTGCTGACCCAGTTGCTATTATTTGTAGCCCCAGTTGTTTTTCCTGCATCCCTGGTACTTTCAAAAGGTAAGATCCTATACCTGCTGTACGGACTCTATCCGATGGTAGGTGTGATCGAGGGATTCCGGTCAGCTTTGCTCGGCTCTAATGATATGCCATGGGAACTGATAGGGATGGGAACGATCAGCGCGCTGATCATCTTTTTCTCAGGAGTGGTATATTTCCGCAAAACGGAAAGGATATTTGCGGATGTTGCATAA
- a CDS encoding ABC transporter permease, whose product MTNDYIFIKAGKSTGNYFKDLWRYRELLYFLSWRDILVRYKQTAIGILWSVVKPVLTIIIFSIVFGKIAKLPQAGIPYPLLVLAGLLPWYFFSSSLSESSLSLISNSNLITKVYFPRLLLPISSIIVSFIDFIISFVLLLMLMVWYDLYPGWEIILLPVFILLAFIPALGAGLWFSAFNVRFRDFRYIVPFILQLGLLISPVGFSSSLMPDEWRILYSLNPLVGAIDGFRWTLLGEKFDIYLPGFIISVGISVLLLITGLMYFRKTEKVFADII is encoded by the coding sequence ATGACGAATGATTACATATTTATAAAAGCGGGTAAAAGCACCGGTAATTATTTTAAAGATCTCTGGAGGTACAGGGAGCTTCTGTATTTTCTGAGCTGGAGAGACATACTTGTAAGGTATAAACAAACTGCCATTGGGATTTTATGGAGTGTCGTAAAGCCGGTTCTGACAATAATTATCTTTTCTATCGTCTTTGGTAAGATCGCCAAGCTCCCGCAGGCAGGTATTCCGTATCCACTGCTTGTTCTCGCAGGCTTACTGCCGTGGTACTTCTTTTCGAGTTCTCTTTCTGAAAGCAGTCTGAGTCTGATATCGAATTCAAACCTTATAACAAAAGTTTACTTTCCGAGATTACTACTCCCGATCAGCTCGATTATTGTCAGCTTCATAGATTTTATTATTTCTTTCGTACTGCTTTTGATGTTGATGGTGTGGTACGATCTTTATCCCGGATGGGAAATTATATTATTACCGGTGTTCATACTTCTGGCATTTATACCTGCGCTTGGCGCGGGATTATGGTTCTCGGCATTTAATGTGCGCTTCAGGGATTTCCGTTACATTGTGCCCTTCATATTGCAACTGGGTTTACTTATCTCGCCGGTTGGTTTCAGCAGCAGCTTGATGCCCGATGAATGGCGGATACTGTATTCCCTTAATCCACTGGTAGGTGCGATAGACGGGTTCAGATGGACATTGCTGGGAGAGAAATTCGACATATACCTGCCGGGATTCATTATTTCGGTGGGCATATCGGTATTATTACTGATAACGGGATTGATGTATTTTAGAAAAACAGAAAAGGTCTTTGCGGATATAATTTAG